The following coding sequences lie in one Arachis stenosperma cultivar V10309 chromosome 5, arast.V10309.gnm1.PFL2, whole genome shotgun sequence genomic window:
- the LOC130980608 gene encoding uncharacterized protein LOC130980608, with the protein MAESSGSNLVSYNLTEGQSSNRPPLFNGKNYTYWKERMKIFVQAVDYRLWKIILEGPQFPTNTTVEGVVTLKPEASWTEEDRKKVELNAKAINLLNCAISFEEYRRVSRCTTVKEIWDKLQITYEGTTIVKKTRIDMLNMEYEMFTMKEGEFIDELFERFNTITVGLDAIGVTHSDSVLVRRVLRCLTKEWETKALIISESSNLDSMTLDDLRGNLLSFENTYLKKEKMVKFKGKGGSSRKMKKDLSKVTCFNCKEIGHYKSDCPKLKKEEKKKGGKKKGLMASWEDLENDSDSDEESETKSQTCLMENHVDQVFFQNPDTEDLHLMIDHLFEKIICFLTDNQDLEQQIFILKAENNFLKEKLREAETACDLVEENKQLKAQLRSCESDHSVVAYVNCFKENEELLKKVKSLENDLAKFTQSSENLNQILASQKSLFDKAGLGFYKSDKKPSFKDKASSSNDTSTVIESDSDCEGAGTSKKNPKSAQIEESASPELSRQIGGDISILSLSQHKKLKQ; encoded by the exons ATGGCAGAAAGCAGTGGCTCAAATCTGGTATCGTACAATCTCACAGAAGGacaatcaagcaacagaccgcctcttttcaatgggaaaaaCTATACTTATTGGAAGGAGAGAATGAAGATCTTTGTGCAAGCAGTAGACTATAGGCTTTGGAAGATCATCCTAGAAGGACCACAGTTTCCTACTAACACTACTGTTGAAGGAGTAGTCACTCTTAAACCAGAAGCAAGCTGGACAgaggaagataggaagaaaGTGGAGCTAAATGCCAAGGCCATAAATCTActcaactgtgctatcagcttcgAGGAGTACCGACgggtatcacgatgcacaacggtAAAGGAAATCTGGGATAAATTACAAATCACTTATGAAGGAACCACCATTGTAAAGAAGACTCGGATAGACATGTTAAACATGGAGTATGAAATGTttacaatgaaggaaggagaattcattgatgaactgttcgaacggtTCAACACCATCACTGTTGGCTTAGATGCTATAGGAGTAACACATTCTGATTCTGTGCTTGTGAGAAGAGTGCTAAGATGTCTCActaaagagtgggaaacaaaagctttaattatttctgagagCAGTAATCTTGAttccatgacacttgatgatttgagaggaaaccTTCTTTCTTTTGAAAACACTTATTTAAAAAAGGa gaaaatggtgAAGTTCAAAGGCAAAGGCGGCAGCtcaaggaaaatgaagaaagaccTTAGCAAAGTGACTTGTTTCAACTGCAAGGAAATTGGGCATTACAAATCTGATTGTCCCAAGTtgaagaaagaggagaagaaaaaaggagggaagaagaaaggtcTAATGGCATCATGGGAAGATTTAGAAAATGACTCAGACAGTGATGAAGAATCTGAGACCAAGTCACAGACTTGTCTCATGGAAAATCATGTAGATCAGGTATTTTTTCAAAACCCTGACACTGAAGaccttcatcttatgatagatcacctttttgaaaaaataatatgttTTCTGACTGATAATCAAGATCTTGAACAACAAATTTTCATTCTTAAAGCTGAAAATAATTTTCTCAAAGAAAAGCTAAGGGAGGCCGAaactgcttgtgatcttgtGGAAGAAAATAAGCAGTTGAAAGCTCAACTTAGAAGTTGTGAAAGTGATCACTCGGTAGTTGCATATGTAAACTGTTTTaaggaaaatgaagagttgctgaAAAAGGTTAAAAGTCTTGAAAATGACttagccaaatttactcaaagttctgaaaatctaaatcaaattttggCTAGTCAAAAATCACTCTTTGATAAAGCTGGTTTGGGATTTTATAAATCTGATAAGAAACCTTCTTTTAAAGATAAAGCTTCTTCATCCAATGACACAAG taCTGTGATAGAGAGTGATTCAGATTGTGAAGGAGCTGGAACAAGCAAAAAAAATCCCAAGTCTGCCCAAATTGAAGAATCTGCCAGTCCAGAATTGTCTCGTCAGATTGGAGGAGACATTTCCATTTTGTCTCTGAGCCAGCACAAGaaactgaaacagtga
- the LOC130980609 gene encoding protein ALP1-like, whose protein sequence is MNFVYVLSGWEGSASDSRILRDAISRRNNLKIPIGNYYLVDAGYTNCKGFLAPYRHTRYHVQEWAHGRNAPRNFREYFNKNHSSARNIIERCFGLLKKRWAILRSPCFYKIKTQNKIIIACCLLQNFIRFNMEFDPEEDTLLEEEQMLIGDDHGGNEDGDNDMIESIEGSND, encoded by the exons ATGAACTTTGTGTACGTACTTAGTGGATGGGAAGGATCCGCTTCGGATTCAAGAATCCTTAGAGATGCCATTTCACGTCGTAATAACCTCAAGATACCAATTG GAAATTATTATTTAGTAGATGCGGGTTATACTAACTGCAAGGGATTTCTAGCACCATATAGGCATACTCGATATCACGTTCAAGAATGGGCTCATGGTAGAAATGCTCCTAGGAATTTTCGAGAATATTTTAACAAGAATCACTCTTCGGCTAGAAACATTATTGAGCGCTGTTTTGGTTTATTGAAGAAGAGATGGGCAATTTTGAGGAGTCCTTGTTTCTACAAAATtaagacacaaaataaaataattattgcTTGTTGTCTACTGCAAAACTTTATTCGGTTTAATATGGAATTCGACCCTGAAGAGGACACACTTCTAGAAGAGGAGCAAATGCTTATTGGAGATGATCATGGTGGTAATGAAGATGGCGATAATGACATGATTGAGAGCATAGAGGGCAGCAACGATTGA